The Actinomycetes bacterium nucleotide sequence GTCCAGCAGCTGTGGGGCGAAGGGTGCAGCCCACTCGCCCAGCGCGTAGAGCGGCGCACGTCCGGTCAGCAGGTTGGCCACCAGCAGGCGCACCGCGGTGGCCGGGTCCAACCGGCACCGCGCATCGGCGGCCGGTAGGTAGCGGGCCAGCAGGGCGGGCAGACCAGCGCGGTCGAGGAAGTGGTTCACGATCGGCAGCGCGCCCAGGCGGTGACTGCACAAGTCGAACGGTCCGGCGACCGGTGTGCTCATCGCGACTCCCTCGACACCCCGGGACTGCCTTGCAGGCAGTATTTACCACTGTCAGCGTGGTAGGGTGTGCGACACGCGACGAGAGGAGCGGTATGATCGACGAGGAACTCGCTGTGCTGCAACGCAAGTACAAGGCAGTGCAGGCCAAGGTCCGCACCCTGGGCTTCGTGATCCCTGGCAGCGTCATCGAGCGGTACACCCTCTGCGCGAACCCGGGCTGCCACTGC carries:
- a CDS encoding DUF4277 domain-containing protein encodes the protein MSTPVAGPFDLCSHRLGALPIVNHFLDRAGLPALLARYLPAADARCRLDPATAVRLLVANLLTGRAPLYALGEWAAPFAPQLLD